Below is a genomic region from Nilaparvata lugens isolate BPH chromosome 3, ASM1435652v1, whole genome shotgun sequence.
ACATAGgcttgggagaagaagaagaaatccgGGAAACCCAGCTAAACCAACTTTCAACTTCAAAAGCTGAGTACAGACTTATCCGCAGCGAACGCACGCCTTGCATTCTTCACTATGTGTATCGGTACAGACACAGTGAGATACAGATACAATAATGattgcatcagctgatgaagagcGCAAGCCGCGCGTACGCGGAGTATAAGTCTGTACGTAGCTAAACACACCTGCCGACTGGTGAATGAATGGATAGAATTAATGAATGAGTGAATGGATGAacgaattaattaattaatagatgaatgaatgatcaaagtactgattgaatgaataatcaaatgaatgaatgaatacgaACCGACAACATGCTGACACAGCTGCCGACTGGTGTGCTGAGTGGTGAGGTTGGTCTTGAGCGCCTCGTACATGAGCAGCGCACCATACTTGCCAGCCATGACGTTGGTCTCCTCAGCGTTGCCGGGATGTGCATATCCGGCCAGGTGATAGGTGGGCTCGCGCACACCCACGCACACAGCACGCCGCAGCGACACGTTCTCACCCACTGACGACACCAGCAATGCCACGTGGTCAGCCAGCGGTTTCCCGTCCGGCGCCGTAAGGCATTTCATCTGCTCGCTGTCTAGCAACTCCTGCGGCAATCGTTTTGTTTCATTAGGTGGTACAAAGaaaacatcaaatcaaatctaatTTATCACAAtcgtaattatattattttatttcaggtGTCTAGGAATTATTTCTAgcaaactttcaaaaatatccGTGAGTGATTTCATCTGTTCGTTGTCTAGCAATTACTATGACAATCAGTGATCGTCACTCAGTACAAGgaacattcaaatcaaatctaatTTAATCATAGTTATAATTATGTCAGGTTATTTTGGTTATTTTATGTCAggtgtctatagtgaggtccacgttataataacagtgaaAAAATATAGGAGGACAGCGtttccgattctctgtcttgcaaCTGCCTTCCTTATGATAGCTGATGCCggtatatctaatgtaatataaaatgttcattcttgttaaaaaagatcaataaatttatggaaatgaaaatataaagtatattttggaaattttactaCAATATGTccaaaaaagtaggttatgttcctaCAGTTTCCCAATTGGTAACTGTTGTAACTCTATAATGTAACCGCTTGGTCTGGTGTTGGTACAATcagagagaaaagatagcataagaagatataccatggtatagagcatctatgttccaaatttcactgttaactcaagccgatagtcctatagtgaggtccacgttataatggcagtggagaaagatagaagaacaacgttgccgatcctctgtcttgtcaatgccttctatagacggtagccgaTACAGGTTTactgatgcaatattaactgttcattctcgtttaaaaaataatcaattatagtttattaaacaagaaattatatttttcaataattacataatgaatttttataataagatgaaatattttgttaattaattattaattctacattgttagaagacgggctggcaacagagcaaagcgagaaagagatagcgttatccactttgttgaatgatagacaagtatagcaatatcattgctaatcaaacactgccattataacgtgtacctcactatagtagtgaTTTTtcgtaaagctatgtgacgctgttagtctctcatGCTGTttcgttcttacactctcaccccaacaaaacagtaataatagacagtagtctacagtaatcggcttgagttaaaaaATAATCTACATGAAAATTTATCCATAGGATATCTtcatatgctatattttctctatggtacaatGCAGATCTGTCATTATGATGGATTTTAAGAATGTACCTTGATACTACTGAGAGcatctttttttttaaatcattcgTCAATAGTGACgaataattttatgaaaacattttatgtttgtaatactactaaatatattatttttgttagaaTCACAACTCATTGCTAGCGAACAGACTAATTATTTGTATGTGCTAGCAATGTTACATCGCCCAatgtaaatattaaaataaaaaaatgtttttagatTTCATCGCattatttctgtttatattgttttataagttATTTATGCagaaaaaagtattattttataaaatagcaaataaattgaattgaaaaacggAATTAATCAAATATTTGCAAACAACTATACACACCTTGCAAATGGGACCCGCCTTGTTGTTGCTGAGTTTAGCGTGCTGCAGGCAAGAGCTGGAGACCATGTTGATCATCTCCCTGAAGTGCTTATTGCGGGCGACAAAGTCGGTCTCGCAGTTGACTTCGATCATAGCCGCATTCCGGCCGCTGCCGTCCATGGCGATCCCCACCATGCCCTGGGCGGTCACGCGGCCTTCCAGCTTCGACAGTTTCGACCAGCCCAGCGCCTGCGCTTGCTCCTGCAGCCATTTCTCGGCCtgcaacacaattattcattcaaactATTTTAGTACAGTTTAGACAAGGGCTATCATTTATCatataataaaggaatgaaTGGGCTTAtgcatgtacgggataggaaatacacgaatcatcacatctgaactactcaacttgaaattttgcataaagattctgaatttactgaggatggttataggcctattttcaattcttcaatatttcattacgtcaagcttttaattagacccttgtggagcacgggttacctgctagtttataATAAGGGAAGATTCGTCTTaaacatgtacgggataggataTAAAtgaatcatcacgtctgaactactgaagtAATTTTTACATAAGATTCtgaattcaccgaggatggacATAGGCTTATTTGTATtgctattaattaattataatttaataattaaaacaagcTTATtaaatttgtgattcaaagtaTGCATAACTTTAAAAGCCCAACCAAACAGGGCTTTCTCCAAGTGACTCCATAGCTTAGTTGGTACGGTAGCGAGCATGGTTCAAGTATCAAAGGTTGCGGGTTCGAGACATAGCATACCCATTTTTTTCTGGAACTTTGAATTCTTATAAGGATTATCCACGTaatttttaacaaaataataaataattattatattttttatgttttttgggCATAAAAAGATTGCATTATtttaaaacaccaaatttttCCCATGCGAAGCATGGGTTACTTTCTAGTTTCAAATAAACTTGAGCCATTTATATTCATAAATCACATGAATGATTGTAAAAGGAACAATAGACTTAGGCTCGGTCTCTAGGACACTTTCTTATTAGTTCTAATAAACCATTAAACCTGGAGGTTTAATATTCCATTAGTTTTAATAAGTCCTAGAAACCGGGTCTCAttgtttctttcccaatcatttgtGTGACttatgaataattgttaaatGTATAAATAGTTGTATCTGatgtattttttctatttgtttataaaacaaaaaatctaatctaatgtttaaaaaaaatgatttacGTTAGAGGCGACTGGCAAGAATGATCAGGTTTTGGACTGTCCATGCAAACTAGTTTCAACAATATTTAATAGTGGTGCTAGCTTTAAGGCAGCAGAAATTTAATTCTCGAAAAATGGACTTTTACAAAGTAAGTAAACAAAGAAACGTTATGGACATAGCTATGCAGCACTTTGGAGAAAATTTATTGGACATTTGAAAAAAGGTTAGCCTTCtatatttaatcacaatactTCTCACCTTCTCTAAATTGTTATCATTGACTTCTAGTGCTTTTCGGCAATTTGAGAAAGTGAATCCAGTCTTCTTCCTCAACTTGGATAATAGAGACTTGTTTTGAGAAGAGCTCCAGCAGGAAACTCCAGAATGAAAAAATCTCAAGACATGGTTTTGCATCATCTATAAAACAGATAAGAacacaaattgaattataaattgaactcaacttcaatcaattattgacatTAAAAAAGATTGACTTCCAAATTCCTTGGAAGTTGCTGATGACTCTTGAGTCTTCTAACAACTCAGACGTTTAGACAAGACACAATATAAGTTATAGCATAGAATATTCTTTGTTTGTAGCTTATCCTGTATGTTTTGCATTGTACATAAAACTAATTTTATGTCttgcatattttattcaatattgtatgaatatgTAGTACCGTATTCAAGAACTAGAAATTGGTAGCCTATCAGTCTCGGCAACCAGTGGGTCGCCGAGTGTTCGAGAGAGTCCGGGGGTTTTAATTCTTATTGCGCATATAACACTAGGATCACCAAATTCTGGTGGTCGACCACCAAATTTTGGTGACCCCGCTGGTAAGGTTGAGTGTAGAAGTACATTTCCTTAGACGTGTGGTTAGAGCCGTCACGGCTCGAGCACATAACATATACATCcataattaaattcaaatcaGATTTGATGATTCTTAAGATATGAATTGTGAAATCAATATAGTAGCCAACACTTCCAAATCATCGGCCGCCACAACGTTTACACAATATAAAAATCCAATGAATAATCGAAtctaattatgaatttataggttatatgTGCTTTAGCCATCACGGCTGTAGACAAGGCGTTGTAGATTAAATATTAAGTACGCGTATCTCGAGACGCGTCGCCGCTAAGGAATTGCATCTTAAGTTATAACCGGCTGCACTCTAACTCTATCCTCCATGGTCAAAATAAAGGCAATCTTATTCTAGTGTCTTACAAGGCAGCCCGGGAACCAATTCTGAAATTTTAGTTTCCCAGCGTGCTTTCCACTCGGCCGCCAATTTATCTCTGGCGACCCACTGTTAGATGAATGTAGTACGAGTCTCAAAGTGATTTTTTGTTTATGAAACCTCAACTCGGCAGCAAAAGATCGAATAAACGATAACGTACCTTTAGCAAGTCGCTTTATCTGGCTGCATCAAAAACAGCATTGAGTCCAAGAAATTATTTAGTCTGAATTATTTATAACCACTTACCACATAGAAAggcttattatttttcatagaCTAATTGATATTGTATAATAAGTTAATGTATAGAAAGGCAAATGATGAAACATTTTAGAACAGACTGCGATTGAATAAAAAGTCAATCTCAATATTTATGAGACAATACAGTTGAACAATTGATGAAGCAAC
It encodes:
- the LOC111047617 gene encoding elongation factor Ts, mitochondrial, which gives rise to MMQNHVLRFFHSGVSCWSSSQNKSLLSKLRKKTGFTFSNCRKALEVNDNNLEKAEKWLQEQAQALGWSKLSKLEGRVTAQGMVGIAMDGSGRNAAMIEVNCETDFVARNKHFREMINMVSSSCLQHAKLSNNKAGPICKELLDSEQMKCLTAPDGKPLADHVALLVSSVGENVSLRRAVCVGVREPTYHLAGYAHPGNAEETNVMAGKYGALLMYEALKTNLTTQHTSRQLCQHVVGMNPKTIEKEETEANTNVPGDVAANKPSAAVDQKTAESQPEADHDAEFTNDSDIENNEETAMLSQDFLLDPSVTVKQVTSEAGITVHDFIRFETGEKVQEEVKQDPEPRAQQMRG